CCATCGAGGGTAATACCCTGGTGGTAAATGGTAAAAAAATCCGCTTGACCGCGGTTAAAGATCCGGCCGAGCTGAAATGGAATGAAGTCGGCGCGGAAGTTGTGGTTGAATCGACAGGTCTCTTTCTGACGAAAGAAACCTGTGAAAAACATTTAGCGGCCGGTGCCAAGAAAGTCATCATGTCTGCACCTTCCAAAGACGATACACCGATGTTTGTGTATGGCGTGAATGACAAATCCTACAAAGGCGAAAGCATCATTTCCAATGCTTCTTGCACGACCAACTGTCTGGCTCCGATCGCCAAAGTATTGAACGATAAATGGGGCATTAAGCGTGGTCTGATGACTACCGTGCATGCCGCAACCGCAACGCAAAAAACCGTCGATGGTCCATCCAATAAAGACTGGCGCGGTGGCCGCGGTATTCTGGAAAACATTATTCCTTCTTCAACCGGCGCTGCTAAAGCGGTCGGCGTTGTGATTCCGCAACTGAACAAGAAACTGACCGGTATGGCTTTCCGTGTTCCAACATCGGACGTGTCGGTAGTTGATTTGACGTGTGAGCTGGAAAAAGAAGCGACCTACGACGAAATTTGCAAAGCGATGAAAGAAGCTTCCGAAGGTTCCATGAAAGGCGTGCTCGGATATACCGATCAAAAAGTGGTATCCACCGACTTCCGCGGTGAAAGCTGCACCTCCATTTTCGACGCCGAAGCAGGTATGGCGTTGGATAAAAGCTTTGTCAAAGTGGTTGCGTGGTACGACAATGAATGGGGTTATTCCACCAAAGTACTGGAGATGGTGCGCACTGTCGCCAAGTAGTTTTGTATGCTCAGATAGGCAATCAAAATAGAGTGTCTTGATTGCTATCTGATTTAAATAGTTAATTTATTAAGACATAAAGGGTAGCGCTGCTATCCTTTATATTTTGTTAAAGACATTTCTGGAGCTTACTGTGTCCGTTATTAAACTAGTTGACCTTGACCTTAAAGGTAAACGTGTATTTATTCGCGCTGATCTGAATGTCCCTGTAAAAGATGGAAAAGTGACCTCGGATGCACGCATTACCGCCTCGATGGCGACCATTAATCACTGCATCAAACAAGGCGCGAAAGTGATGGTGACTTCGCACTTGGGCCGCCCTGAAGAAGGCGTGTGGACTGAAGAGAATTCTCTAAAACCGGTGGCTGATAATATTGCCAGCCGTTTGGGAAAACCAGTGCGTTTAATCAAGGACTGGGTTGATGGCGGATTTGATGTCGCGGCTGGAGAACTGGTCGTGCTGGAAAACTGCCGCATCAATAAAGGCGAAAAGAAAAATGTCGAGGAGACCGCGCAAAAATACGCAAAACTATGCGATGTTTTTGTCATGGACGCATTCGGCACCGCGCACCGCGCGGAAGCTTCAACCCACGGTATCGCTAAATATGCACCGGTGGCTTGCGCCGGTATCCTGCTGACAGAAGAACTGGATGCGCTGACCAAAGCGCTGTTGAGCCCAGCTCGTCCGATGGTGGCGATTGTCGGCGGCTCGAAAGTCTCAACCAAGCTGACTGTGCTGGAAGCATTGTCCGAGAAAGTGGATCAACTAGTGGTGGGCGGCGGGATTGCCAATACCTTCCTTAAAGCGACCGGCAAAAATGTTGGCAAATCGTTGTGTGAAGATGATTTGGTTCCAACAGCCAAAGCCTTGATGGATAAAATGGCGAAACGCAATGCCTCGATTCCGATTGCGGTCGACGTGGTGACCGGTAAAAAATTCGATGCCAATGAACCGGCGGTATTGAAAGATGCCGGTGCTGTGGCGGACGATGACATGATTTTTGATATCGGCCCGAAAAGTGCGCAAGAATTGGTGGACATCATCATGAAAGCCGGTACGGTGGTATGGAACGGCCCGGTCGGTGTGTTTGAGTTTGATCAATTTGGCGCCGGAACCGAAAAAATCGCGCGTGCAATTGCGGAAACGAAGGCTTTCACGTTAGCGGGCGGCGGTGATACCATTGCAGCTATTCAGAAGTATGATATTTACGACAAAGTTTCCTATATTTCAACCGCAGGCGGGGCATTCCTGGAGTTCCTGGAAGGTAAAAAACTCCCGGCGGTAGAAATATTGGAGACGCGTGCCAAATAATCAACCAGAAAAATCATGATCCGAAGAACAAAAATTGTAGCGACCCTGGGTCCCGCCTGTAACAATCCAAAAATCTTGGATCGTTTAATCCGGGCCGGTGTTGATGTTGTCCGGATCAATTTTTCGCACGGCACGCGCGAACAGCATATCGAATTCGCCGAGATGACACGGTCGCTGGCGCGGGCTGCGGGTCTTACAGTCGGTGTGCTGGCCGATCTGCAAGGGCCGAAAATACGCGTCGGCAGATTCGAGCACGGTAAGATCAGGCTCGAAGTCGGTGATCAGTTCATTCTGGATGCCAATTGTGAATTAGGCAATCAGGAAAGAGTCGGTCTGGATTATAAGGAATTGCCGAACGATCTGGAAACCGGCGCTACGCTGATGCTGGATGATGGCCGGATTGTACTCGGTGTATCGCATGTGAAAGGTCATCAGGTATTCTGCGTGGTCGAGCAGGGCGGCATACTGTCCAATAATAAAGGCATTAACCGTAAAGGTGGCGGACTCGGTGCGCCAGCGCTGACCAGCAAGGATCTGGAAGACATCAAAACAGCAGCCGAACTGGGCGCGGATTACTTAGCCGTATCGTTTGTCCGCTCTGGCGACGATATCCGCCAAGCGCGCGCATTGTTTCAAGAGGCAGGCGGCAGAGGTATGATCATGGCCAAGATCGAACGCTCCGAGGCTATTCTTGCTTTGGACGATATTCTCGAAGCCTCGGATGCCATTATGGTGGCGCGGGGTGATCTGGCGGTTGAAGTCGGCGATGCCGCCGTTCCGGCGCTGCAAAAAAGAATGATCCGCTCCGCGCGCGCCAACAATAAAACCGTGGTAACCGCCACGCAAATGATGGAATCGATGATTACCAATCCGATTCCAACACGGGCGGAAGTATCGGACGTGGCTAACGCGGTGCTGGATGGCACGGATGCAGTCATGCTGTCGGCGGAATCCGCCGCTGGGGAATATCCGGTGGAAGCGGTCGAAGCGATGGCCAGAGTTTGCCTGGAGGCGGAAAAGGAATATCTGGTCAACACCGACCGGCGGATGCAGAATATCAATCCGGCGACTATCGAAGAAGCCATTGCCCGCGCCACCATGTACACTGCCAGCGGCTTACAGATTCGCGCCATCGCCGCACTAACGCAAAGCGGCGTAACCGCGTTGCTGATGTCGCGCAGAAGCTCCAAAGTACCTATTTTTGCGTTGAGCCCCAACGAAGAAACGCGTAGAAGGGTCACGTTGTTCAGAGGTGTATATCCGGTGGAATTCGGCGCGGGATTGAACGATCCGGAAGAAATTCTGAATCTGGCCGAACAGGAATTACTCAATCGCGGTGTGGTGCGTAGCGGTGATATTATGGTGATGACGATCGGCGAACCGGTGGGTAAAACCGGTGGCACCAATACGATGAAGATTATCAGAGTCGGCGAATGGAAAACAAGACAAGGTATTGATGCGAAATAAGCTGTCTGCGGATGCGAATCCGGCATTGGCGCAGCGCGAATGGCAGTGGAAAGAATCAAAAGGTATTCATCAAGAATATGCTTATACTGGTATACAATTTTATTAAGATAATCAATAAGGAGATCTAGATGGCACTCGTATCATTAAGACAACTACTCGATCACGCAGCGGAAAACGGCTACGGTTTACCGGCTTTCAACGTCAACAACCTGGAACAGATCCAGGCGATCATGCAAGCCGCTGACGAATGTAACAGCCCGGTCATCATGCAAGGTTCCGCCGGTGCGAGAAAGTATGCCGGTGAAGCATTTTTACGTCATTTGATTGAAGCAGCTGTTGAATCTTATCCGCATATCCCGATTGTGATGCATCAGGATCATGGTGCTTCTCCTTCCGTTTGTGTCAATGCGATCCGTAGCGGTTTCTCAAGCGTCATGATGGACGGCTCGTTGCAAGCAGACGCCAAAACACCGTCTTCGTACGAATACAACGTTAATGTCACAGCCGATGTCGTTAATATCGCGCACTCCGTTGGCGTATCGGTAGAAGGCGAGCTGGGTTGCCTGGGATCTCTGGAATCCGGCATGGGTGAAGCCGAAGACGGTCACGGCGCGGAAGGCGTGTTATCGCACGATCAACTGTTGACCGATCCGGAAGAAGCCGCCGATTTTGTCCGTAAAACCGGTGTGGATGCACTGGCAATCGCTATCGGAACCTCGCATGGCGCGTACAAATTCACTCGCAAACCCACCGGCGATATCCTGGCGATCCAACGCATCAAGGAAATCCATGCACGTATCCCCAACACGCATTTGGTCATGCACGGCTCCAGCTCGGTACCGCAAGAATGGCTGGAAATCATCCGCCAATTCGGCGGCGACATCAAAGAAACCTACGGTGTTCCGGTCGAAGAAATTCAACAAGGGATCAAGTATGGCGTGCGTAAAGTCAACATCGACACGGATATCCGCTTAGCGATGACCGGCGCGATCCGCCGCAGCCTGGAAAAAGACAAAAGCAATTTCGACCCGCGCAAATTCCTGAAAGAAGCAACCGCAGCGGCCAAAGACATTTGTAAAGCGCGCTTTGAAGCCTTCGGCTGCGCCGGACAGGCTGGAAAAATCAAACCAATTTCTCTGGAAAGTATGGCGAACCGCTATGCTAAAGGCGAATTGAACGCGGTTATTAAGTAAGTCAAGTCTCAGAAGTATTCATATTTCCATGATTGATTGTGCGGTTTGCATCATCAATCATGGGATTCAGGTTAGAAAGCTATAGTAGTCTTTTCTTTCTTCACACGTGCCTAGCGCAACAATCAAAATATTCCTGGTTTACGGAGATCCTAAACGGCTTCGTACTGCGGAATTGTCGAACTGGACTGGAAAGGCTGTCGCCGGTCCCAGAAGTGAGTTTGAAGGGGTCTTTTCTCGCGAAGAATCGAGCGGTGCGGGAGTCTATTTTTTGACGGGCTCTGATCCTGAATCGGGAAAACCAGCAATCTATATCGGTGAAGCCGAGAGCATTCGTGATCGAATTAAAGCTCACTTGGAAAAAGATTTTTGGAATCAAATCATCTTTTTTATCAGTAAAGACGAGAACTTAACTAAGGCACACATCCGCTTTCTTGAAGGAAAGCTAATAGACCAGGCGCGCAAATCTGGGCGAGCCGTGGTTACAAACGGCCAAAGTAGCGGAGCTCGATTGCCTGAATCTGATCGAGAGGATATGGAAATATTTTTAGAAAAGATTAACCAATTATTGCCAGTTCTAGGGGTCGAGCTCCTCGTGCCAACAGCAGCAAAAGCCGTCACAGAATCCGAACAGAAGAAACTGTTCTGCGAGATTAAGGGGATTAAAGCAGAGGGTCATTTGGCACCCAATGGTTTTGTGGTACTTAAGGGTTCTCAAGCTATTTTGAACGATCGGGCTTCAGCTCAAAAGTGGCCATGGACAATGAATATGCGGCAGCGCTTAAAAGATGAAGGTGTATTAGAGATCAAAAACAATACATTGGTATTTACAAGAGATGCGGAGTTTACAAGCCCGAGTTCGGCAGCAGCGGTTATTCATGGCGGACATGCAAATGGACTCACCGCATGGAAAGATATAAGCGGGAAAACTCTTAAGGAAATAGAATCATTATAACCAGCCATTTCACACGGCGCTGTGCGATAAGGGTTTTTCTATGATTTCAATGTTATGTTTTAGGTATATGTCAAAAATTAAGATTAATTCTTAGGAGGCACATACCCTGCTGCCTGCTCCGCACCTTCCCCAAAAAAATGCGCTTCCATTTGTTCCGCCAGATATTTCCGTGCTTTGGCGTCTGAGAGATTTAAACGATTTTCGTTGACCAGCGTGGTTTGGTGTTTGATCCACTGGCTCCAGGCTTCCTTGGATACATTCTCAAAAATCCGCTTGCCCAGTTCGCCGGGGTAAGTTTGAAAATCCAGGCCTTCGGCTTCGCGGCCTAGTTTGATGCATTTCACCATTCTTGCCATTTCTTATCCTTGCTCCCAGTCAGTAAAAGCGTATTGGAAATTCTCTGAAAAAACTTGTTGCCGTGCGTTCCGAACATGTCAAAGGACATAACCAGAGTTTCCTTTTGAGGAAAGTCCGGCATTATGAAACGTTCGTTTCATTGAGTAAACAGCCGAAGCGTATTTTGTATGAAAAATTACAAGTGCTTGATCAGCACTTTCGAGCGGCGCTGGTAGTTATATAAATTCTGTTTAGTTTTCGGTAATTCGGCTGGGGTAGCCTGGCTGAAGCCGTGTTCGATGAACCAATGCGTGGCATGCGTGGTGAGTACGAACAGTTTGTGGATGCCTTGCGCGATGGTTTTGTTTTCGATGTGTTTGAGCAAACGTTCGCCGTGTCCCTGATCGCGGTAATCCGGGTGAATCGCCAAACAGGCGAGTTCGCAGGCGTGTTCTTCGGGGAAGAAATACAGCGCGGCGCAGCCGAGGATGATGCCGTCGTGCTCGAATACCGTAAACCGGTCGATTTCGATTTCCAGCAATTCACGCCCGCGCCGGACCAGAATGCCTTCGGCTTCGAGCGGCTCGATCAGTTGCAGAATGCCGCCGACATCGTCGATTCTGGCTCTGCGCAGCGCTTGCAGTGTTTCTTGCGAAATCATGCAGCCGATGCCGTCGTGCGTGAAAAGCTCCTGAATGATCGCGCCGTCGTTATGGCGGCTGACCAGATGCGCGCGCGCGACACCTCTATCGCAGGCTTTAGTGGCCGATTGAAATGCCGGTAAAACTGCCTCGGGTATTTTACGCATATCGGCTGTAATTTCTTGTTCCAGCAGCAATTTGCTTTCGGCTACGGTCAGTTCGCGCGGGAGCATTCCGGCTTTTTTTTCTTCGGCAGCTTTGCAATTGATGGCATCCAACAGAAAAATCAGTTTCTCGGCGTGAAGTGCGATGGCGGTTTCGGTCGCCACATTTTCCATCGTCAAGTTAAAAATCTCGCCGGTGGGTGAGTAACCCAGCGGCGAGATCAGTACTACATCGCCTTGCTCCAGACACGAATGAATCGCCGGAGCATTGATTTTGCGCACTTTCCCGGTATGCATCAGGTCGATGCCCTGAATGACGCCATAAGGGCAGGCGGTGACAAAGTTCCCGCTGGTCACACGGATGGCAGCATTGGCCATCGGTGAATTGGGCAAACCCATCGACAGCAAGGCAGCGATCTCGTGGTGCACGCGCCCGACCGATTCCTTGACGCACTGTAACGCGGCGGGGTCGGTGACGCGCATGCCCATCACGGTTTGTGTTTCCAGTTGCGACTCATCCAGGCGCAGTTGAATTTGCGGACGCG
The DNA window shown above is from Nitrosomonas sp. Is35 and carries:
- the gap gene encoding type I glyceraldehyde-3-phosphate dehydrogenase, whose protein sequence is MTIKVGINGFGRIGRMVFRSALQNFSDIEIVAINDLLEPDYLAYMLKHDSVHGRFHGDVSIEGNTLVVNGKKIRLTAVKDPAELKWNEVGAEVVVESTGLFLTKETCEKHLAAGAKKVIMSAPSKDDTPMFVYGVNDKSYKGESIISNASCTTNCLAPIAKVLNDKWGIKRGLMTTVHAATATQKTVDGPSNKDWRGGRGILENIIPSSTGAAKAVGVVIPQLNKKLTGMAFRVPTSDVSVVDLTCELEKEATYDEICKAMKEASEGSMKGVLGYTDQKVVSTDFRGESCTSIFDAEAGMALDKSFVKVVAWYDNEWGYSTKVLEMVRTVAK
- a CDS encoding phosphoglycerate kinase, which encodes MSVIKLVDLDLKGKRVFIRADLNVPVKDGKVTSDARITASMATINHCIKQGAKVMVTSHLGRPEEGVWTEENSLKPVADNIASRLGKPVRLIKDWVDGGFDVAAGELVVLENCRINKGEKKNVEETAQKYAKLCDVFVMDAFGTAHRAEASTHGIAKYAPVACAGILLTEELDALTKALLSPARPMVAIVGGSKVSTKLTVLEALSEKVDQLVVGGGIANTFLKATGKNVGKSLCEDDLVPTAKALMDKMAKRNASIPIAVDVVTGKKFDANEPAVLKDAGAVADDDMIFDIGPKSAQELVDIIMKAGTVVWNGPVGVFEFDQFGAGTEKIARAIAETKAFTLAGGGDTIAAIQKYDIYDKVSYISTAGGAFLEFLEGKKLPAVEILETRAK
- the pyk gene encoding pyruvate kinase, with the translated sequence MIRRTKIVATLGPACNNPKILDRLIRAGVDVVRINFSHGTREQHIEFAEMTRSLARAAGLTVGVLADLQGPKIRVGRFEHGKIRLEVGDQFILDANCELGNQERVGLDYKELPNDLETGATLMLDDGRIVLGVSHVKGHQVFCVVEQGGILSNNKGINRKGGGLGAPALTSKDLEDIKTAAELGADYLAVSFVRSGDDIRQARALFQEAGGRGMIMAKIERSEAILALDDILEASDAIMVARGDLAVEVGDAAVPALQKRMIRSARANNKTVVTATQMMESMITNPIPTRAEVSDVANAVLDGTDAVMLSAESAAGEYPVEAVEAMARVCLEAEKEYLVNTDRRMQNINPATIEEAIARATMYTASGLQIRAIAALTQSGVTALLMSRRSSKVPIFALSPNEETRRRVTLFRGVYPVEFGAGLNDPEEILNLAEQELLNRGVVRSGDIMVMTIGEPVGKTGGTNTMKIIRVGEWKTRQGIDAK
- the fba gene encoding class II fructose-bisphosphate aldolase (catalyzes the reversible aldol condensation of dihydroxyacetonephosphate and glyceraldehyde 3-phosphate in the Calvin cycle, glycolysis, and/or gluconeogenesis), whose protein sequence is MALVSLRQLLDHAAENGYGLPAFNVNNLEQIQAIMQAADECNSPVIMQGSAGARKYAGEAFLRHLIEAAVESYPHIPIVMHQDHGASPSVCVNAIRSGFSSVMMDGSLQADAKTPSSYEYNVNVTADVVNIAHSVGVSVEGELGCLGSLESGMGEAEDGHGAEGVLSHDQLLTDPEEAADFVRKTGVDALAIAIGTSHGAYKFTRKPTGDILAIQRIKEIHARIPNTHLVMHGSSSVPQEWLEIIRQFGGDIKETYGVPVEEIQQGIKYGVRKVNIDTDIRLAMTGAIRRSLEKDKSNFDPRKFLKEATAAAKDICKARFEAFGCAGQAGKIKPISLESMANRYAKGELNAVIK
- a CDS encoding GIY-YIG nuclease family protein, giving the protein MTGSDPESGKPAIYIGEAESIRDRIKAHLEKDFWNQIIFFISKDENLTKAHIRFLEGKLIDQARKSGRAVVTNGQSSGARLPESDREDMEIFLEKINQLLPVLGVELLVPTAAKAVTESEQKKLFCEIKGIKAEGHLAPNGFVVLKGSQAILNDRASAQKWPWTMNMRQRLKDEGVLEIKNNTLVFTRDAEFTSPSSAAAVIHGGHANGLTAWKDISGKTLKEIESL
- a CDS encoding oxidative damage protection protein — translated: MARMVKCIKLGREAEGLDFQTYPGELGKRIFENVSKEAWSQWIKHQTTLVNENRLNLSDAKARKYLAEQMEAHFFGEGAEQAAGYVPPKN
- the argA gene encoding amino-acid N-acetyltransferase — translated: MNTPAEFVAWFRSVAPYINAFRGKTFVIGFSGEMVTNAAFVDFIHDVNLLASLGVRLVLVHGARPQIQLRLDESQLETQTVMGMRVTDPAALQCVKESVGRVHHEIAALLSMGLPNSPMANAAIRVTSGNFVTACPYGVIQGIDLMHTGKVRKINAPAIHSCLEQGDVVLISPLGYSPTGEIFNLTMENVATETAIALHAEKLIFLLDAINCKAAEEKKAGMLPRELTVAESKLLLEQEITADMRKIPEAVLPAFQSATKACDRGVARAHLVSRHNDGAIIQELFTHDGIGCMISQETLQALRRARIDDVGGILQLIEPLEAEGILVRRGRELLEIEIDRFTVFEHDGIILGCAALYFFPEEHACELACLAIHPDYRDQGHGERLLKHIENKTIAQGIHKLFVLTTHATHWFIEHGFSQATPAELPKTKQNLYNYQRRSKVLIKHL